A section of the Harmonia axyridis chromosome 2, icHarAxyr1.1, whole genome shotgun sequence genome encodes:
- the LOC123671971 gene encoding uncharacterized protein LOC123671971 isoform X1 has translation MPLSAVCVSTVGGRHKNWSAAKDAQDFITMNNSEEICTYQENGRRIYAPVKKPAYFEYDISDDKPSKKEKKWSFGNLFRRKKKSNDSSSDEETKDKNRRKSEKRKKPITFDHVVIPQSQSQIKFPEVRGTPTEKAEDSSLLKSQETPNQSKSYISDNQTKHQPAGQFEQTKVKSRTSLDNLSRKSRKDLAKVRAEARRTSINRNSSSDEDSQRSNSSQKFRSDESLYRTRDASANRRTRAARTERYLKRHSRDGENPNNYLRISKSDAESTFLRVSDDSNRSPSASPQLLKSSFSSLSSQTPSVMGLSTIPPSHTHHGRFKVSNSTSNPSYKPPLSINDYNNSSKIPTSQKENVMFNNQRSISFDANIHRPQDHQEVIYAKLELGKPTRNLTLMDNTQLRRYYNVYQPPAPPPRDPKRLHGSLILDTLNHNNSHDNVPTRYNFHNESIFQVKRVNSINRPAFKSSSENHIPRENPVILSQRPSSTTPETTIRRNGTTDVPLRSDNNYQYLTDKQPRSRKPILIQNDSKKHQETKDKLRESRNNFPSRDSSSFLEQLQAKKSNRYSRGNSPKILNSETKLQTEIFLPSVLPNSIGENKNVQQKLNDKNENLKQQDLDLVNQNSIISVEAETSQAKSANLEEALNELEAIYNSLKLGDENLLEMAEKRENEVATQKMLESNNQYSIYNGARGAFSDSGFSYEPFDSLDSRRRRRYSRKSLRSDDMAVRKLNKQERAATITDPQAVASKISYLLTSPIYTDRLDEKLDPNEPDVTLDDVVYRNIKQLNKMKVPEHPPPFGIPLGPITLASNSDYLHAVPDTETVKPSRMPDLVKDDLAYRNLRKDNTKEPALPPVSSDDLRNNNLTNSVPDTVDISRIDLAELKKKRAVRSKSANIGSLISQEVIERASRRNARDKNVEYKTLTDIADAMQIARQVLREKERKLNETRIGSLSDTDSIYPKYSRFLPSTNYSENLEDMRDNRRENTHSSNVEDSLSEIMSSSSRKEEPTQTRRFHVKESTPDPISSFEDGKLAPLFKTNSFEDVLTALAIEAKEASDKFTQELKELDAKKYKEIDQKVECDSPKSCKKLLDAVVNIEIPKQVEKGKEEEDVIMESVATIVFTKGSQNDASIESDHDYENISSDLEQKIKETLIDETDKTESSEGMKMRDDDDYTRTISLNENANKYDIKDEDSKNESGETCVDVVMSNAFSMNITHEMSSTDFRLSHNESFVVPSYPSCSYEKSFTRIESSQSLKSPKLVLESSKLNERQNESSGQLSRTSCNSIQPSSSRSFFDVGNLSEDNYKTICFFENNNPASLAIACSYGLACLYQLAALDLYTILGIVLAMFTFIAALCIFLASSR, from the coding sequence actGTTGGTGGTCGCCACAAAAATTGGTCAGCCGCTAAAGATGCCCAAGATTTCATAACAATGAATAATTCCGAAGAAATCTGTACCTATCAAGAGAATGGTCGAAGAATCTACGCCCCAGTGAAGAAGCCTGCCTATTTTGAATATGACATTTCTGACGATAAACCATCCAAAAAAGAGAAGAAATGGTCCTTCGGAAATCTTTtcagaagaaagaaaaaatcaaacgaCAGCAGTAGCGACGAAGAAACAAAAGATAAAAATAGGAGAAAGTCTGAGAAAAGAAAGAAACCGATAACCTTCGATCATGTGGTGATTCCCCAATCACAATCACAAATCAAGTTTCCCGAAGTTCGTGGCACTCCGACTGAAAAAGCTGAAGATAGCTCACTTCTCAAATCTCAAGAAACTCCAAATCAAAGCAAGTCGTATATATCCGATAATCAAACTAAGCATCAGCCTGCAGGCCAATTCGAACAAACCAAAGTAAAATCCAGAACATCATTGGATAATTTGAGTAGAAAATCAAGAAAAGATTTGGCCAAAGTACGGGCTGAGGCTAGAAGAACGTCGATAAATCGCAATAGCAGTTCCGACGAGGATTCTCAAAGATCGAATTCGTCACAGAAATTCCGAAGTGACGAGAGTTTGTACAGAACAAGGGACGCCTCAGCCAATAGAAGAACGCGGGCGGCCAGAACTGAAAGGTACCTCAAACGTCACTCTCGAGATGGAGAAAATCCTAACAATTATTTGCGAATATCTAAATCAGATGCTGAATCAACATTCCTCAGGGTATCAGACGATAGTAATAGGTCACCTAGCGCAAGCCCTCAACTGTTAAAATCGTCTTTCTCAAGTTTATCTTCACAAACACCAAGTGTTATGGGCTTGTCAACCATTCCTCCTAGTCACACACATCACGGCAGATTCAAAGTGAGCAATTCAACGAGCAACCCATCCTACAAACCACCGTTATCAATAAATGACTACAACAATTCTTCCAAGATCCCTACGTCTCAAAAGGAAAATGTAATGTTTAATAACCAACGGAGCATTTCCTTCGATGCGAATATCCACAGACCTCAAGACCATCAAGAGGTTATTTACGCCAAATTGGAGTTGGGTAAACCGACGAGAAATCTAACCCTTATGGACAATACACAATTGAGACGTTACTACAATGTTTACCAACCTCCTGCGCCTCCTCCGAGGGATCCAAAGAGGTTGCATGGATCTCTCATTCTCGACACTTTAAATCATAACAATTCTCACGATAATGTTCCGACTAGATATAACTTTCACAATGAATCGATCTTTCAAGTTAAAAGGGTGAATTCTATTAATCGACCAGCCTTCAAATCGTCATCAGAAAATCATATACCCAGAGAGAATCCCGTAATTTTATCTCAGAGACCTTCTTCAACCACTCCTGAAACCACCATTCGGAGGAATGGCACCACAGATGTGCCGTTACGTTCAGATAATAATTATCAGTATCTCACAGATAAGCAACCCAGGAGTCGAAAACCTATTCTTATTCAGAATGATTCGAAGAAACATCAAGAAACAAAAGACAAATTGAGAGAAAGTCGAAATAACTTTCCCTCGAGAGATTCTAGTAGTTTTCTGGAGCAACTGCAAGCCAAAAAATCCAATAGATACAGCAGAGGAAATAGCCCTAAGATACTCAACTCTGAAACTAAGCTGCAAACAGAAATATTTCTTCCAAGTGTTCTTCCCAATAGTATCGGGGAAAATAAAAACGTACAGCAAAAATTGAACGATAAGAATGAGAATCTAAAGCAACAAGATCTTGATCTTGTTAATCagaattcaattatttctgTCGAAGCCGAAACTTCCCAAGCGAAATCTGCGAATTTGGAAGAAGCACTCAATGAGCTAGAGGCGATTTATAACAGTTTGAAACTGGGCGATGAAAATCTATTGGAAATGGCTGAAAAAAGGGAGAATGAAGTGGCTACTCAAAAAATGTTAGAAAGTAATAACCAGTATTCCATATATAACGGTGCAAGAGGTGCTTTTAGTGACTCCGGTTTCAGTTATGAACCTTTTGACTCTCTGGATTCTCGGAGACGGCGGAGGTACTCCAGGAAGTCTCTAAGGTCAGATGACATGGCTGTAAGAAAACTCAATAAACAAGAACGGGCTGCTACTATTACAGATCCCCAAGCGGTTGCGTCAAAAATAAGCTATCTCTTGACCTCACCTATTTACACCGATCGTTTGGATGAAAAACTAGATCCAAATGAACCAGATGTAACTTTGGACGATGTGGTCTACAGGAACATAAAGCAGTTGAACAAAATGAAAGTACCCGAACACCCTCCACCATTTGGTATACCATTGGGTCCAATAACATTGGCTTCAAACAGTGATTATCTACATGCAGTTCCTGATACAGAAACTGTTAAACCTAGCAGAATGCCAGATTTGGTCAAGGACGATTTAGCGTACAGAAATTTACGTAAAGATAATACCAAAGAACCTGCTCTACCTCCTGTTTCATCCGATGATTTGAGAAATAACAATTTGACTAACTCTGTACCTGATACTGTAGATATATCGAGGATAGACCTGGCTGAACTCAAGAAAAAGAGAGCAGTTCGTTCTAAATCGGCAAATATAGGTAGTTTGATCAGTCAGGAGGTCATTGAGAGGGCGTCCAGAAGAAATGCTCGTGACAAAAACGTCGAATACAAAACATTGACAGACATTGCTGATGCAATGCAGATCGCACGGCAGGTACTCagagaaaaagaaagaaaactcaatgaaaccAGAATAGGATCGTTGAGCGATACCGATTCTATATATCCGAAATATTCCCGTTTTTTACCTTCCACTAATTATAGTGAAAACCTGGAAGATATGAGAGACAATCGAAGAGAAAACACACATTCGTCAAATGTCGAGGATTCTCTCAGTGAAATTATGTCATCGTCATCGAGGAAAGAGGAACCAACACAAACTAGAAGATTTCATGTTAAGGAGTCAACACCTGATCCTATATCATCTTTTGAAGATGGAAAGCTGGCGCCACTCTTCAAAACGAACTCTTTCGAAGATGTTCTCACCGCATTGGCGATCGAAGCTAAAGAAGCAAGTGATAAGTTTACTCAAGAATTGAAAGAACTCGATGCAAAGAAGTACAAAGAAATAGACCAGAAGGTAGAATGTGATTCTCCGAAATCTTGCAAAAAACTTCTAGATGCTGTAGTGAACATTGAAATTCCGAAGCAAGTAGAGAAAGGCAAAGAAGAAGAGGATGTTATTATGGAGTCAGTAGCCACTATTGTTTTCACTAAAGGTTCTCAGAATGACGCCTCGATAGAATCTGACCATGATTACGAAAATATAAGTTCAGATTTAGAACAGAAGATTAAGGAAACTCTTATAGATGAGACTGATAAAACTGAAAGTTCAGAGggaatgaaaatgagagatgATGATGATTATACACGAACAATAAGTTTGAACGAAAATGCAAACAAATATGATATCAAAGATGAGGATTCTAAAAATGAATCAGGTGAGACGTGTGTCGATGTTGTGATGTCAAATGCTTTCAGCATGAATATCACCCATGAAATGAGTTCTACAGACTTTCGTTTGTCCCATAACGAGAGCTTTGTTGTCCCTTCTTACCCATCTTGCAGTTATGAAAAATCATTTACTAGAATAGAGTCGAGTCAAAGTTTAAAGTCCCCAAAATTAGTTCTAGAATCTTCAAAATTAAACGAACGCCAAAATGAAAGTTCTGGTCAATTATCCAGAACATCCTGTAACAGTATTCAACCTTCTTCAAGTCGAAGTTTTTTTGATGTGGGCAATCTTTCCGAAGACAACTATAAAACTATTTGCTTTTTTGAGAATAATAATCCCGCTTCTTTAGCCATTGCATGCTCCTATGGTTTAGCATGTCTTTATCAGCTGGCTGCTTTAGATTTGTACACTATTTTGGGCATCGTACTTGCCATGTTCACTTTCATAGCAgcattatgtatttttttagcTTCCAGTCGTTGA
- the LOC123671971 gene encoding uncharacterized protein LOC123671971 isoform X4, translated as MPLSAVCVSTVGGRHKNWSAAKDAQDFITMNNSEEICTYQENGRRIYAPVKKPAYFEYDISDDKPSKKEKKWSFGNLFRRKKKSNDSSSDEETKDKNRRKSEKRKKPITFDHVVIPQSQSQIKFPEVRGTPTEKAEDSSLLKSQETPNQSKSYISDNQTKHQPAGQFEQTKVKSRTSLDNLSRKSRKDLAKVRAEARRTSINRNSSSDEDSQRSNSSQKFRSDESLYRTRDASANRRTRAARTERYLKRHSRDGENPNNYLRISKSDAESTFLRVSDDSNRSPSASPQLLKSSFSSLSSQTPSVMGLSTIPPSHTHHGRFKVSNSTSNPSYKPPLSINDYNNSSKIPTSQKENVMFNNQRSISFDANIHRPQDHQEVIYAKLELGKPTRNLTLMDNTQLRRYYNVYQPPAPPPRDPKRLHGSLILDTLNHNNSHDNVPTRYNFHNESIFQVKRVNSINRPAFKSSSENHIPRENPVILSQRPSSTTPETTIRRNGTTDVPLRSDNNYQYLTDKQPRSRKPILIQNDSKKHQETKDKLRESRNNFPSRDSSSFLEQLQAKKSNRYSRGNSPKILNSETKLQTEIFLPSVLPNSIGENKNVQQKLNDKNENLKQQDLDLVNQNSIISVEAETSQAKSANLEEALNELEAIYNSLKLGDENLLEMAEKRENEVATQKMLESNNQYSIYNGARGAFSDSGFSYEPFDSLDSRRRRRYSRKSLRSDDMAVRKLNKQERAATITDPQAVASKISYLLTSPIYTDRLDEKLDPNEPDVTLDDVVYRNIKQLNKMKVPEHPPPFGIPLGPITLASNSDYLHAVPDTETVKPSRMPDLVKDDLAYRNLRKDNTKEPALPPVSSDDLRNNNLTNSVPDTVDISRIDLAELKKKRAVRSKSANIGSLISQEVIERASRRNARDKNVEYKTLTDIADAMQIARQVLREKERKLNETRIGSLSDTDSIYPKYSRFLPSTNYSENLEDMRDNRRENTHSSNVEDSLSEIMSSSSRKEEPTQTRRFHVKESTPDPISSFEDGKLAPLFKTNSFEDVLTALAIEAKEASDKFTQELKELDAKKYKEIDQKVECDSPKSCKKLLDAVVNIEIPKQVEKGKEEEDVIMESVATIVFTKGSQNDASIESDHDYENISSDLEQKIKETLIDETDKTESSEGMKMRDDDDYTRTISLNENANKYDIKDEDSKNESASSR; from the exons actGTTGGTGGTCGCCACAAAAATTGGTCAGCCGCTAAAGATGCCCAAGATTTCATAACAATGAATAATTCCGAAGAAATCTGTACCTATCAAGAGAATGGTCGAAGAATCTACGCCCCAGTGAAGAAGCCTGCCTATTTTGAATATGACATTTCTGACGATAAACCATCCAAAAAAGAGAAGAAATGGTCCTTCGGAAATCTTTtcagaagaaagaaaaaatcaaacgaCAGCAGTAGCGACGAAGAAACAAAAGATAAAAATAGGAGAAAGTCTGAGAAAAGAAAGAAACCGATAACCTTCGATCATGTGGTGATTCCCCAATCACAATCACAAATCAAGTTTCCCGAAGTTCGTGGCACTCCGACTGAAAAAGCTGAAGATAGCTCACTTCTCAAATCTCAAGAAACTCCAAATCAAAGCAAGTCGTATATATCCGATAATCAAACTAAGCATCAGCCTGCAGGCCAATTCGAACAAACCAAAGTAAAATCCAGAACATCATTGGATAATTTGAGTAGAAAATCAAGAAAAGATTTGGCCAAAGTACGGGCTGAGGCTAGAAGAACGTCGATAAATCGCAATAGCAGTTCCGACGAGGATTCTCAAAGATCGAATTCGTCACAGAAATTCCGAAGTGACGAGAGTTTGTACAGAACAAGGGACGCCTCAGCCAATAGAAGAACGCGGGCGGCCAGAACTGAAAGGTACCTCAAACGTCACTCTCGAGATGGAGAAAATCCTAACAATTATTTGCGAATATCTAAATCAGATGCTGAATCAACATTCCTCAGGGTATCAGACGATAGTAATAGGTCACCTAGCGCAAGCCCTCAACTGTTAAAATCGTCTTTCTCAAGTTTATCTTCACAAACACCAAGTGTTATGGGCTTGTCAACCATTCCTCCTAGTCACACACATCACGGCAGATTCAAAGTGAGCAATTCAACGAGCAACCCATCCTACAAACCACCGTTATCAATAAATGACTACAACAATTCTTCCAAGATCCCTACGTCTCAAAAGGAAAATGTAATGTTTAATAACCAACGGAGCATTTCCTTCGATGCGAATATCCACAGACCTCAAGACCATCAAGAGGTTATTTACGCCAAATTGGAGTTGGGTAAACCGACGAGAAATCTAACCCTTATGGACAATACACAATTGAGACGTTACTACAATGTTTACCAACCTCCTGCGCCTCCTCCGAGGGATCCAAAGAGGTTGCATGGATCTCTCATTCTCGACACTTTAAATCATAACAATTCTCACGATAATGTTCCGACTAGATATAACTTTCACAATGAATCGATCTTTCAAGTTAAAAGGGTGAATTCTATTAATCGACCAGCCTTCAAATCGTCATCAGAAAATCATATACCCAGAGAGAATCCCGTAATTTTATCTCAGAGACCTTCTTCAACCACTCCTGAAACCACCATTCGGAGGAATGGCACCACAGATGTGCCGTTACGTTCAGATAATAATTATCAGTATCTCACAGATAAGCAACCCAGGAGTCGAAAACCTATTCTTATTCAGAATGATTCGAAGAAACATCAAGAAACAAAAGACAAATTGAGAGAAAGTCGAAATAACTTTCCCTCGAGAGATTCTAGTAGTTTTCTGGAGCAACTGCAAGCCAAAAAATCCAATAGATACAGCAGAGGAAATAGCCCTAAGATACTCAACTCTGAAACTAAGCTGCAAACAGAAATATTTCTTCCAAGTGTTCTTCCCAATAGTATCGGGGAAAATAAAAACGTACAGCAAAAATTGAACGATAAGAATGAGAATCTAAAGCAACAAGATCTTGATCTTGTTAATCagaattcaattatttctgTCGAAGCCGAAACTTCCCAAGCGAAATCTGCGAATTTGGAAGAAGCACTCAATGAGCTAGAGGCGATTTATAACAGTTTGAAACTGGGCGATGAAAATCTATTGGAAATGGCTGAAAAAAGGGAGAATGAAGTGGCTACTCAAAAAATGTTAGAAAGTAATAACCAGTATTCCATATATAACGGTGCAAGAGGTGCTTTTAGTGACTCCGGTTTCAGTTATGAACCTTTTGACTCTCTGGATTCTCGGAGACGGCGGAGGTACTCCAGGAAGTCTCTAAGGTCAGATGACATGGCTGTAAGAAAACTCAATAAACAAGAACGGGCTGCTACTATTACAGATCCCCAAGCGGTTGCGTCAAAAATAAGCTATCTCTTGACCTCACCTATTTACACCGATCGTTTGGATGAAAAACTAGATCCAAATGAACCAGATGTAACTTTGGACGATGTGGTCTACAGGAACATAAAGCAGTTGAACAAAATGAAAGTACCCGAACACCCTCCACCATTTGGTATACCATTGGGTCCAATAACATTGGCTTCAAACAGTGATTATCTACATGCAGTTCCTGATACAGAAACTGTTAAACCTAGCAGAATGCCAGATTTGGTCAAGGACGATTTAGCGTACAGAAATTTACGTAAAGATAATACCAAAGAACCTGCTCTACCTCCTGTTTCATCCGATGATTTGAGAAATAACAATTTGACTAACTCTGTACCTGATACTGTAGATATATCGAGGATAGACCTGGCTGAACTCAAGAAAAAGAGAGCAGTTCGTTCTAAATCGGCAAATATAGGTAGTTTGATCAGTCAGGAGGTCATTGAGAGGGCGTCCAGAAGAAATGCTCGTGACAAAAACGTCGAATACAAAACATTGACAGACATTGCTGATGCAATGCAGATCGCACGGCAGGTACTCagagaaaaagaaagaaaactcaatgaaaccAGAATAGGATCGTTGAGCGATACCGATTCTATATATCCGAAATATTCCCGTTTTTTACCTTCCACTAATTATAGTGAAAACCTGGAAGATATGAGAGACAATCGAAGAGAAAACACACATTCGTCAAATGTCGAGGATTCTCTCAGTGAAATTATGTCATCGTCATCGAGGAAAGAGGAACCAACACAAACTAGAAGATTTCATGTTAAGGAGTCAACACCTGATCCTATATCATCTTTTGAAGATGGAAAGCTGGCGCCACTCTTCAAAACGAACTCTTTCGAAGATGTTCTCACCGCATTGGCGATCGAAGCTAAAGAAGCAAGTGATAAGTTTACTCAAGAATTGAAAGAACTCGATGCAAAGAAGTACAAAGAAATAGACCAGAAGGTAGAATGTGATTCTCCGAAATCTTGCAAAAAACTTCTAGATGCTGTAGTGAACATTGAAATTCCGAAGCAAGTAGAGAAAGGCAAAGAAGAAGAGGATGTTATTATGGAGTCAGTAGCCACTATTGTTTTCACTAAAGGTTCTCAGAATGACGCCTCGATAGAATCTGACCATGATTACGAAAATATAAGTTCAGATTTAGAACAGAAGATTAAGGAAACTCTTATAGATGAGACTGATAAAACTGAAAGTTCAGAGggaatgaaaatgagagatgATGATGATTATACACGAACAATAAGTTTGAACGAAAATGCAAACAAATATGATATCAAAGATGAGGATTCTAAAAATGAATCAG cTTCCAGTCGTTGA